In the genome of Raphanus sativus cultivar WK10039 chromosome 9, ASM80110v3, whole genome shotgun sequence, the window AGCCGACGGGACGGAAAGagacaaaataataaacaagaatGAGAAAAGGAGGACGTGAGAGTATATCAAAGGAAGAAGGAGTCATGGCTACAGATTTCTTCTGGTCTTACACTGATGAGCCTCAAGCTTCAAGAAGACGTcagattctctctctctatcctcAGAATCAGATCAAAGAACTCTTTGGTACTGAGGTTTTTCTCAAGGTCTTTCATCTTTTATCACTGTTAGatctattatttttcttaatcctCTTTATTTATGATAATGTGTTTGAAGATATACATCACATGAACGAATTAGTCAATGTGAGATCTCAAACTGATTTGAGTTGACGTTTGCTGAAATCTAATTCGTTTTGATCTCACAACATTGAAGTTTGTTTGCCATCAAATAGGGTCTTCTTTTGATTTCTAATATGGTTtgtcattagttttttttttaccagtAAGGTTTGGTTTTGTAGTTGGGTTTGACAAAGTAGAAATAAGGAAAACTGATTGCTGACAACATAAATTAATTTGGCCAGAGCTAGCCATGGAGATTAAACTAATGTATACCTAGTTACATGAAATATAAGTTATGCATAACAACATCCATCAAATTAATGatgttatgtaattaacatCAAGAGTTTAACTTCATTAATCTAAAAAGTGATATGGATGTGAGATATGGTTTACATCttctgttttattaatttaaatatgacGTACCTAACggtaatttaactaaaattaaattttgatatacgTTTTAAAAACgtaagaatatttttaacaaaatttaatttacaaaatcaatatgttttataattttttttgataagtagtggtttaacatttttattttagtgtatttgaaaactatataattatattattttatttacattaaatatgagagttatataatatattattttattttatttttaattattttaatgtttttgctATTagcttttaataaaatttctttaaTTCATTTGATTAATTGTGTGATTTATACTATTTgttcaaatttaaattataaaacttatttgatgTCAAGTTACTgattataacattttatttgtttaatataaaattaatcaaaattaattagttattttatttatattttcattgaaaattgcattcatttaaacttagtataactttcaaattaaatttttattattagattatttttattcttacaattaataatttatatgagaGATTATGTTTGGTTTAGGTTGACATCACATGTTATAGAAACTCCCATattcaataatattttcttgTACTTCGTTGATCCCTTTGATAGAAACTTCCATATTCAATAATTCACCATGTAAAAATCTTTGACGATCAACATGAAATTGTCTTGAGAGATTTGAAGACTCACTTTACGAATCCTTTTAACTTTTAGTGATTTGTAATCATACTTTTTCCACCCATATTATACAAGAGATGGTAATAAAAACTCTTCGACTTCTGGATTAGATGGTGTAGTACAGTTACATACACACCACACAGATTTCCGAAACActgaaataaaaatgataatctCTTCTCATGTTCCTACATAATTGACACCTTATCGTTGATGTTCAACTCGAGAATAAAAGACATGCCGGATGTAAACATATCAAGCATATGTCTTTCCAAGCAGGAACCTTTCTGGTGGCCAATAAAATATTGATTGTTGATATCTTTGTATGAGGCAGTATACTTGCAGCTTGGTGCATGCACAAAGAGATAATGTGCATTCTTTTTTATGGGCTGATAGTTCTCCATAACATAAAACTTTGGTGCAACCTAGCACAGAGCATGGGATATGAATCTCAAGAACTTTTCCATAGCTCTACATCTTTTGTCACTGATAGGAAAAGTACAAGAAGAACATTTGTTCCTCAATTTAAGACAGCAAACAGAGCAAAGCAAATGGCCACTATCACACTGGCACACAAAAACAACGAATAATAACCAAAGTTACATTCCAAAAAGAAAGATTGAGATATCACATTAAATTGTAAAATACACTTTAAGAAAACAATAGCAAATGGAAAACAATCTAAAATATCATCTTTCTAACTCAATGTTCTCAGAATGTAACATGGAATATCGGAGCAATGAGTTTCTCAGTACACATAGGACAATCAAAATCGTCAAAATTGATCATGGAAGAGGGTACTTTATCATCTGCTCTTTTTTTAAGTGAATGCTGTTTGAATCATTTGTATTGCTTGAaccacaatgcatagtgatatCTTAATGCAAAAATGAATATAGAATTGATCAAAGTAAAAGGTGGCATGAATATATTACTTACTTGGAAGAAAATCGTTATGAAGTATGTAATGTGACCAATGAAACACACATGATATACATCCTTCTATAAGACCTCAACCTAGTTGACGAGATCAATATAGTTTTATACTTGCTGATTTCTTATACACCAAGTGGAGGTAAACCAAAATCAGCCAACTTATAACTCATGTGAAGTTATGATATCCAAGTATGCACCTTTTAAAGGAGAAGTTAAATTTCATCCTTTGTCCAAACTCCGATGTGGGACATTTTCTGTTTGCATGAAAACACGTGTCtagttttgtgtgtttattatcTTTTCACAAATTGAGTTTATTACTAAACTTTATacaaatattgattttttacgAAATTAATGCAACAGTCCTTATTTCTTATGCAATTGTTAAATTTGTGGTAAAATATGTTTATTGATATATCTACCATATCAAAATTTTGACCGTATCAACAAAATCTTCTTACTAATATAGTTTTTGTTATGTTGTCAAAGAAATCTTTCTATCTTAACTTAATAATAAATGATAACTATTAGTAGTATATATGATATAATtcattgtgggaaccgaaatttgcACTGTCAATTTCCGTAAACGgaggaaaacaaagaaaacccCACTTTCCTTGAGGTCTGGATTCTCTGCGAGAGCCGACTACAAGTGaccaaataaatgcggaaaaaTACACAATGATAACAAAACGGATTTAGAAAAATTAGATCTTTATTTTGAATCCGAGTAAGAGCATTGCAATCACTACAAAATGGTGTAAAATCTCTGATCGCAAGAGCTGTCAGCGCGTTCCCTAGTTCTGGCCACCTAAAACCTTAAACTTAATTGAGTCGAAATTCGATAACACAAGACAAAAAAACGATAcgaatttttttattgattttgaaCTAGAACATATGAaaagctgcctacgtaccccttttaAAGGATCAAGCCAAACATAGTTCAGTTATTTTTGCCAATCTGTGTATCAATGTCGGTGACCTTCCAAAAATACCATCTTCAGCATCACCGGTTCCAAGGAGTAGACAGTGTTGATATGGACGTGCCAACCTATACCAAAGCTCACTTAGTAACAAACATATTTGCCAAAACATTTTGGGATTTGTTACAACTCTTATTTTACGCTCTTATACCATTATTCATCAAACCAAAACCACCCGTTATTGGGAATTTGTCAACTTTATTATTCAGATAGGTTAGATGTATCTGTGTTTCTCTTCTTGGGATGGAAATATTTTGCGTATTTAATCTTCTCGACGTTTGTTGGAGGCAGAGTGCATCCAGTAGCTGGACATTTTATCTCAGAACATTATGGTTTTAACCCAAACCAAGAGACTTATTCCTAGTATGGTCCATTGAATCTGCTTACATTGAGTGTTAGATACCATAACGAGCACCATGATTTTTCCGAGGATACCGCAAAATAAGCTACATAAGTTGAAAGAGGTAGCAGGAGAGTAATGTGAAGGATTGAAGTCGTATAAGTCATGGTCACAAGTGATATATATAACGCGGATAAAACAATTGGACCTTTTAGCAGAACGAAGAGAAAATTTTCACAACAGCTACACATAATAAGTCTTGAATAGTTTACATGTTCATTACTCAACATGATTTTTACATTAAGCTCTATGATTTTgttctattttgatttttatttattgtttttatatcTTGAAGAAATTTCTTGTGATCCTATGTTAGTTTATCTCACTAAGGGGGTGTATTCAAGTAagagtttgaagtgatttgtattaagataacaaatctactgttattcaaacgtggattaaaaaaacactttaaattctagtgttattgaacttatcattttataaaacgttctgaaatccactgttattgaaaacaATATAAGTTGGAGCTCcttaattgtaaaaataaaaataaaaatctcactattttagatgagattctaaagtattttaacaaaaatcactccAAATTCTCTAATTCCTCTGCAATTATCTAAAAACTCATCAAAATCAAAacactttaaattttttcaGATTCAGTACACCTCCCTAagactttaaaatatttgtCGATGATACAAAAATTTGTAGTAACTTACTAATTTATTTACAAAGATAGTATCATAAAAACAAGGCTTTAAAGTTTAATGTTAACCGTCTCACATAGAAATActtaattaataaatacaagAATACAAATAGTTTGTTTTTCTTGTccattgttattttaaaaactcaaaaatatattcaaaaaaccAGTTcatataagataaatatataataaggtaAGCAATAAAtagatttaattaaatataaatataatatatattaaaaacatgtcataaatttaaatttagaagttaataagaaaatttataaataaataatcgtTACTTTTAAGTTCTTATATCCCATAGTAATgtattatttatctttttttctattttaatgatttatctatttttttaaaaagatatagaTAATAAAACATTGAATTATAAACAAACACATAAAggataatttagttttatataaaagaaaaaaatgaaaaataataacaGATTATCATCTTttaatcttaaacaaaataaacattattacactttttaaataaaatattttttgtttaataataatttattgtaGTTGATTCATCCCTTTGATAGAAACCTCCATATTAAACAATTCACCATGCAAAAATCTTTGAAGGATCAACATGAAATTGTCTTTAGGATTTGAAGACTCACTTTACGAATCTTTTTCACTTTTAGTGATTTGTAAACCATACTTTGTCCACCCATATTATAAGAGAGATCGTATGTAAACTCTTCGACTTAAACTGATAATTATACAGCATACAGTCACAGACACACCACACAGCTTTCTAAGTAATATTATactttagatttataaaattaaactgataattattttaaataatcttaaatataataattcagaTCTTCTTATGTActtttattatatgtatattatattctaGAAATATAAagggaaaaaacaaaaactaaatattaagtaaaatatatttttaaattgaagcaaaatataatatgtttagttcATTAAAAATGTCTAggattatgttatttaaaaatattttttaattagtttttcaAAGTATGTTTGTGgtaaaattagttttcataaaagtatcatttaatgttttaaaattaaaaaccagttcttttaattttttttcttgagaaactattttatatgtgtaaaatgtttttatagacatttgtatttttgttttaattatagatattaTTAGTCAAACgaatattataataatgaataaaacatttcagtcatactaattataaaatattattattcaacTAAAGGTATATTGGTTCAAATACCGACCACAATGGGATGTTTAAGTCGATGGCAAACATGTTCGATATGCTTCTAGAGACAACTCCAAACGTCGACCCGTCGGTTACAGCATCGTGGAAGAACCTGCGTCCGACCTTCGTCCCCAACCCGACTCCGGAAGAGCAGGACGATTTGACTCGGCGTGCCGAGGAGAGGAGTTCTGAGCTCTTTTATGACCTTAATGCTTAGTTTtcggttttaattattttgtattttgaaaactttgaatttatgaatgttatattattatgtttttatgaatttaaatcaaattcgtaaaatattttatttttaaaaaaaatctttttttttgtaaaaatgaattattaaaattaattttaatatttaaaatcgaATTACTAAAATTACAGATTCGATGTAAGTTAGTCGTTATATTACGACTACTTTACCTCTattaaaaacaagattttacGACTACTTTACAACTAATACTTAACATCTACTTTACGACTAAATCTTTATGACCCACTTACGACTACATTTATTACATCTCCTTTACGACTAAATGTTTACGACCCGTGTACGACTACATTTATTACATCTAATTTACGACCAATTGATTAAATCGTAAAGGTACGACTCCCTTACGACTAATATATTTAATCGTAACTTTACGACCAATGCCCAACCAATTAGTGATTACGACCAGCATATTACGACCAATCGTTATTAGTTGTTCATTGGTCGTAATACCCTTTTTACGACCAAGCTACAACTAATCCCGTAGTCGTTAAAgacctgttttcttgtagtgtttgaAGGACTATTGGGAGCAAGAAACACAACGGCTAGTCAGTCACCTTTACATACAGAAGTGGAGGCTCTCATTTGGGCAATGTAATGCATGCGGAATTTACGGCAATATAATGTTAcatttgcaacagattgttctcaattggtgaagatggtttcggaaccagaagaatggccggcttttgcaagttatttagAAGACATCAGGAGTCTTAAAAGGAGTTTCCATAGCTCAGAGATTATTCATATACCAAGGACGCAAAACATTATGGCGGATCGCTTAGCACGTGGTGTGAGGCAGCAGTCGTCGTTTACTGTCCATATGGATACAGAGcaaccagtttggtttacagagtctttatgagtctgtaatgttgtcgacaaaaaaaatccGCGCTTTCGAAACTATGTTTAATAGAAGTAAAGACGATGTTAGTGTTTAATTAAACATGTGGTTAAACTGTGAAagaaaaattctttaaaaatccTTCCGATAGATTATATTGTTAGCTTTCTTCTATGTTAAACTTCCATAGTGTAAATAAACCTGATTGAATCATTTTCACTGCAATCCGAAACATATAAATGGAAATCGACTACACTTCGAAGCGATATAAAGGAAAATCaaagcgaagaagaagaaaatgaacaGAGTTTGgagaataaaaatattgaacAGATTAGGGTGTCAAACTTGAATTGAACCTAATTTGGATTAGGACTCTATCGATTTGAGATGTTTTGACTGAGGGTGAATGTGTTTTCACAGTTTAACCAcgtgtttaattaaaattaatgtCAACTTCTGTTAcgatatataaatatgtaaaattcaAAAGATTGTGTATTTAATAGGAAACAAAAATCAATTCATGTATTAAACGGGGATCCAAaatatttgtgtattttattaGCAATTTagaattagttcgtgtatttttaaggaattttttactatttaaaaatcTGTTTAGTTAAACGTTGACGCGGTCGTTACTTTTGTTAAATATTGCTAACGCTGTTTAAAATGATGTGTACAACCTatgaatttcaaaaatttgtatatttaattggcaacaaaaattagttcgtgtactAAACGGAGATCCAAaatagtttgtgtattttattaGCAAATGGAAATGAGTTCATGTacttttaaggaattttcccatACAAATATTAGAAAAAGGTTAGGGTTAAATTCTaattgtacttctgttttaatagatcagatgtatttttttgtttttgaatcaattaataactaggtgattctcccgtgctcatgcacagatataaatatttataatgtaaGTATATcgtattaatttattaatattttaattttaattatttataattttataaataatattatattattttagttagacatgtgattttggatatgtaatatattattagtttgatTATCACTTTAGTATATTAGATAACATCAAATTCTTTGAATTCaaccatgatttttttttgctttaaataGATTAAAGTTTTGAATAACTTGTGATTTTCATTTAGATTGGTTTTctcttatatatgtaaatatattttagtaatagtattataattttgttttgaaaataaaatagaaaaaaataaatttaactgtTGATCTATtcataatacataaataaatataacaataatatttgAAATCTCATCCATATATGTTTTGCAAAGTAAATAAATGGTAacatttagttaatattttattttagtttatttgtgTGGTTTGAAGCATCcagtaatttatatgtataaatataaataaaaaaattactataaaataatatatttttattttacctttgattttagatataataaaattgattagTCTATATACTCATTTTGTGAATAGGGTGACATATATTCATTTGTATCCAAGTAtaattattcttatttttattaaaccaaatcagattgattttatttatcGCATATGTTTCAGGTTTTCATCTTAAAtgtctaaatatatttttataatatttataaatttttttatttgttaattttctaaaatatttaaaaattaaatcgaTGATCAGTAGAAagttttataaaagaaaataactgataaaaaaattgtaaactaaTAAACACATATcgatattaataataattaaaatattttgtaagctcaaaattatttttgttaactttcctttttttatgaaatcacattatatataaatatattattagattataaattcgtttttttaatttataattttttttaattatatatgttaactaaaaaggaaattatttaaaaaaagtaaaaatcaattttaatatagtaactatatgtaatagtaattttaattcattaagggtgtCATCTTAATCAAACActgtgagagttaacgtgagtgCGACACGTAAGAAACTgatatttcaaataatattatagaaatatggatttttattaaaaaaggtttagaatttttttaagaaaggaTTAGAATTTGGAGGtgaagagcaaaaaaaaaaaggaaaaaaaataagacgATTAGcaatttatttaaaactaaaaccgGTCTTTCCATTAAGAGATTGCGcaatttgaaaaaagaaaaggaaaatcttATTCCTAGGTTAGATTGGACAAACAGCCtataaatagagagagagagagagagctttttCTGACATCAGTTTGAGACGCTTttgggaagaaaaaaaaacagatctgAGGTTAAGAGAGACTATTGGAATCTTGGGCCCGCCCAACTTGTTAGTTAAGGTATGTCATCTAGAAATCTGAAGATGATGAGAGAGCTTCCGTTTGAATTAGTGGTGGAAATACTGACTAGGGTTCCTGTGAAGGATTTATTGCGGTTTAGATGTGTCTGCAAAAGTTGGCGATCTTTGTTCAAAGAAGAGAGGTTTTGGAGACAGCACATGACTCATGCCCCAACGAGGATTGTGTCCTTTGGTTGGGAGGATACTCTACACGGTCGATTTTCTGAAAACGAGATGAAGATGATACTCGAAGAGGTTAAGATTAACGTTGGAGATGACATTGCTTGGCTTACCGATGCTACTGCAGTAGTTGGTCACGCCCATGGACTGCTTTGCTTATATTTTCAAGGCAACGTTTTTGGTCTTTGGAACCCTTCATTGAGAGAATTAAGAACAATACACCCACCTCATCTCTATACCTGGTATGAGATGGGTTTTGGCTATGACCCCTCAAGTCAAGATTATAAGCTTGTGTTGGTTCTAAAAACGCAAGGCGAGGGCAGCCGCTCCTCTCAAGCACTTGTGTTATCCTTAAAGTCAGGTGCGTATCGGATGATTGATTGCCTGTGTTTGGAAAACTTTGACATGGTCCACAGTACGACTGCTGGAACCCGGGTTGGTGAAATTATCTACTGGCAGGTATGGGGTGATAATTTAAAAGTAACTGAGAAGCTTTTGAGCTTTGATTTGGTGTCTGAGACATTCAACTTGTGTCCACGCCCACGTCCCAGTAATCGTGGTATAGGGTTTCCTCGACTTATAGCGGGATTGAGAGGAGGTGGTGGTCTATCTACAGTTGGGGTTGACGACATGTCTAGTAGTGGTGGTTTAATCGTTTGGTCTGCCCAACATGATGCTGCTGGTCGTATCAAATCCTGGAGCAAGATTTGCAGTCTCTCGCTTGCCTTTCTTGAAATCTCGACTGGTTGTCCTCGTATCGATAACATCTTTCTAGCGTCTGCGATGACCTATGCAGGATTGCTATTAGCTCTTGTAACATTtggaggagaagaaaaaaaattgctttCCTACAACTTAGAGGACAAAAGTTTGACACTTGTTGAAACTAGTGTCTCCCTCTCTATATGTGGGTTTCTTCGCACCTATGTTGAAACGCTTTTCCCCGTCCCTATTCCTGACTGGAATCCTTAAAATTGGTCatcatttgtttgtttgttttgtctttttttccatgtataattttagttttctaCTTCATCATTCGCTAGCTAATTAAGGATAaggttcttttttatttatgaaaaacgATTGAATGTTGAAAAGGGTGCAACAAGTTCACTTGCTTGTTGATGAATCAAGAAGTTCAAGTCTCCAGCAGAATCCTGATTGTGAAGCTTAAATAGAATGTTTAGCTACTGTTTAAGGTTTTATCGATTAGATTGATTATAGTTTTTTGGCATGGAAAGTGTTTTCTCCAATTTACCTTATCTGGACCGGTGGTTCATATATACTTATCTCCAATTCATTtgataaaaatctatcttacCTTGCTTCTCTAACGACTTCATCATTTGGAATTATTATTCATACTGATCTAGCAAAGTAAAGATTAGACATTTTCCATGGGAGCCCCAGTTAAAGATCTAATGAGGATCAGTTATTTACATTAAACACAACCAAAGTCATTACAACAAATCTGTTGAGTCACTTTCATAAAAAGGTACCCAAAAAGTTTACAACAAGCTTCTCTGAGAGTCTATACAGCAACAATACCAACTGAATCAATCTTATACAAGAGACTTATTTCTTTTAGTGGCCACCGATTAATGGCTTAATCATCGCctatttacatttttaacaaCAATGCGGAATAAGATCCATTAAGATCTCTTTTCGGTCTCAAGACGCGAGTAACAGAGAACCACAGGCATCAGAAGCATGCTTGCCTTCTCCAAAG includes:
- the LOC108824972 gene encoding putative F-box protein At3g16210 isoform X2 → MTHAPTRIVSFGWEDTLHGRFSENEMKMILEEVKINVGDDIAWLTDATAVVGHAHGLLCLYFQGNVFGLWNPSLRELRTIHPPHLYTWYEMGFGYDPSSQDYKLVLVLKTQGEGSRSSQALVLSLKSGAYRMIDCLCLENFDMVHSTTAGTRVGEIIYWQVWGDNLKVTEKLLSFDLVSETFNLCPRPRPSNRGIGFPRLIAGLRGGGGLSTVGVDDMSSSGGLIVWSAQHDAAGRIKSWSKICSLSLAFLEISTGCPRIDNIFLASAMTYAGLLLALVTFGGEEKKLLSYNLEDKSLTLVETSVSLSICGFLRTYVETLFPVPIPDWNP
- the LOC108824972 gene encoding putative F-box protein At3g16210 isoform X1, producing the protein MSSRNLKMMRELPFELVVEILTRVPVKDLLRFRCVCKSWRSLFKEERFWRQHMTHAPTRIVSFGWEDTLHGRFSENEMKMILEEVKINVGDDIAWLTDATAVVGHAHGLLCLYFQGNVFGLWNPSLRELRTIHPPHLYTWYEMGFGYDPSSQDYKLVLVLKTQGEGSRSSQALVLSLKSGAYRMIDCLCLENFDMVHSTTAGTRVGEIIYWQVWGDNLKVTEKLLSFDLVSETFNLCPRPRPSNRGIGFPRLIAGLRGGGGLSTVGVDDMSSSGGLIVWSAQHDAAGRIKSWSKICSLSLAFLEISTGCPRIDNIFLASAMTYAGLLLALVTFGGEEKKLLSYNLEDKSLTLVETSVSLSICGFLRTYVETLFPVPIPDWNP
- the LOC108824973 gene encoding LOW QUALITY PROTEIN: sphingolipid delta(4)-desaturase DES1-like (The sequence of the model RefSeq protein was modified relative to this genomic sequence to represent the inferred CDS: inserted 3 bases in 3 codons; deleted 1 base in 1 codon; substituted 2 bases at 2 genomic stop codons), with the protein product MRKGGRESISKEEGVMATDFFWSYTDEPQASRRRQILSLYPQNQIKELFGTEVFLKVFHLLSLLDLLFFLILFIYDNVFEDIHHMNELVNQNQPTYNSCEVMISNLPICVSMSVTFQKYHLQHHRFQGVDSVDMDVPTYTKAHLVTNIFAKTFWDLLQLLFYALIPLFIKPKPPXYWEFVNFIIQIGXDVSVFLFLGWKYFAYLIFSTFVGGRVHPVAGHFISEHYGFNPNQETYSXYGPLNLLTLSVRYHNEHHDFPRIPQNKLHKLKEVAGEXCEGLKSYKSWSQVIYIXADKTIGPFSRTKRKFSQQLHIISLE